In a genomic window of Zingiber officinale cultivar Zhangliang unplaced genomic scaffold, Zo_v1.1 ctg135, whole genome shotgun sequence:
- the LOC122036292 gene encoding putative secretory carrier-associated membrane protein 1: MAGRYDKNPYNDEEDVNPFSDPGVRSKAVKSSHGGGPFYMTNAGGVPLASNLGLSPLPPENFHSTVDIPLNTEKDLKRREKELQAREAELDKREKELKRIEEAAARAGIIIEEKNWPPFFPIIHHDVENEIPVHLQRLQYFAFASLLGLAGSLFWNIIAVTAAWIEGEAVKIWLLSIIYFISGVPGAYIMWYRPLYHAMRTDSALNYGRFFLFYSLHLGFVIYSAVAPPIIFEGKSLAGILPAIDILSEHALIAGIFYFIGFGLFTVESLLSVWVIQQVYTYFRGSGKATEMRREATQGVMRAAISSNI, encoded by the exons ATGGCGGGGCGGTACGACAAGAACCCCTACAACGATGAGGAGGATGTCAATCCTTTCTCG GATCCTGGTGTTCGTAGTAAAGCTGTTAAGTCAAGTCATGGAGGAGGGCCATTTTACATGACA AATGCTGGAGGTGTTCCTCTTGCATCAAATTTGGGACTTTCACCTCTTCCTCCAGAGAACTTTCATTCAACTGTTGATATTCCTCTTAATACAGAAAAG GATCTgaagagaagggagaaggagcTTCAAGCCAGGGAAGCAGAATTAGATAAGAGGGAAAAG GAACTCAAACGGATAGAAGAAGCTGCAGCCCGAG CGGGCATTATCATTGAGGAGAAAAATTGGCCACCCTTTTTCCCTATCATACACCATGATGTTGAAAATGAAATACCAGTCCACTTGCAAAGATTGCAATATTTTGCATTTGCATCATTGTTGG GTTTGGCTGGTTCCTTGTTTTGGAATATCATAGCAGTAACAGCAGCTTGGATTGAGGGAGAAG CTGTCAAGATCTGGCTCCTTTCCATCATTTACTTCATCTCTGGAGTTCCAGGTGCATATATCATGTGGTATCGACCTCTTTATCATGCCATGAG GACCGACAGCGCTTTGAACTATGGAAGGTTTTTCCTGTTTTACTCG CTTCACCTTGGCTTTGTTATATACTCAGCTGTGGCTCCTCCAATTATTTTTGAAGGAAAATCTTTGGC CGGTATTCTACCAGCTATAGACATTCtcagcgagcatgctctcattgCTGGG atcttctATTTCATCGGCTTTGGATTGTTCACTGTTGAATCACTGCTCAGTGTCTGGGTTATACAG CAAGTGTACACGTACTTCCGAGGAA
- the LOC122036273 gene encoding probable hexosyltransferase MUCI70 isoform X1, with protein sequence MKLFGGVGEPSLRGRRARRLLRTWRRRGPLLFFSLSLLSIVYLSFFGAKLPFDSHQSNTSLENESFTNVTHVWNDREDEIYKRPRPKARKHHGPCEVGLMESVDNIVEPETYMNFTQFSLQYIAKEDTSYGKDVFEARFGGHQTLEQREESFYAKNQTIHCGFIEVPEGHPSTGFELSDKDKEHMTGCRVVVSSCIFGNSDFLRRPTSSKISTFSKKNVCFMMFLDELTLKKLSSEGHIPDAMGNIGLWRIIVVKHLPYADLRKTGKVPKFLSHRLFPSARYSIWLDSKMRLHTDPMLILEYFLWRTRSEYAISNHYDRHCVWEEVLQNKLLNKYNHTVIDEQFMFYQSDGLVKFIESNFSSILPSFVPEGSFIVRAHTPMSNLFSCLWFNEVDRFTSRDQLSFAYTFLKLKRMNPGKPLHLNMFKDCERRAVCKLFHHRVEDINPPPPTPQAL encoded by the exons ATGAAGCTGTTCGGTGGCGTCGGTGAGCCATCGCTGCGCGGCCGCCGCGCGAGAAGGCTCTTGCGCACGTGGAGGCGGAGAGGCCCGCTGTTGTTCTTCTCGCTGTCTTTGCTTTCTATAGTTTATCTCTCTTTCTTTGGCGCAAAGTTGCCATTTGACA GTCACCAAAGTAATACTTCTTTGGAGAATGAAAGCTTCACTAATGTTACACATGTCTGGAATGATAGGGAGGATGAAATTTATAAACGTCCAAGACCAAAAGCTCGCAAGCATC ATGGCCCATGTGAAGTTGGATTAATGGAGTCAGTTGACAATATTGTTGAACCTGAAACTTACATGAATTTTACACAATTCTCTCTCCAGTATATCGCCAAAGAAGATACTTCTTATGGGAAAGATGTATTTGAGGCTCGATTTGGTGGGCATCAGACACTTGAACAAAGAGAAGAGTCATTTTATGCAAAAAATCAAACAATTCATTGTGGTTTTATTGAAGTCCCAGAGGGACATCCTAGCACTGGTTTCGAACTGTCTGACAAAGATAAGGAACATATGACTGGTTGCAGAGTTGTTGTATCATCTTGTATTTTTGGAAATTCTGATTTTTTACGGAGGCCAACTAGCAGTAAG ATCAGCACATTTTCTAAGAAGAATGTATGCTTCATGATGTTCTTGGACGAGCTAACACTGAAAAAACTTTCTTCAGAAGGTCACATTCCTGATGCGATGGGTAACATTGGCCTATGGCGTATTATTGTTGTAAAACACTTACCATATGCTGATTTGCGAAAAACTGGAAAAGTGCCAAAATTTTTGTCCCATAGACTGTTTCCATCTGCCAG ATATTCTATTTGGCTTGATAGCAAAATGCGCCTCCATACTGATCCTATGTTGATTCTTGAATACTTTTTGTGGAGGACAAGATCAGAATATGCCATATCAAATCATTATGATCGCCATTGTGTTTGGGAGGAAGTACTCCAGAACAAGCTCTTGAATAAGTACAATCATACCGTCATTGACGAGCAGTTTATGTTCTATCAATCTGACGGTTTGGTGAAGTTTATTGAGTCTAATTTCAGCTCTATTCTTCCAAGTT TTGTACCAGAAGGCTCGTTTATAGTGCGTGCACACACACCTATGTCAAATTTGTTTTCATGCCTTTGGTTTAACGAAGTTGATAGGTTCACCTCCCGTGATCAGTTGAGTTTTGCATACACTTTCTTAAAGCTGAAGAGAATGAATCCGGGAAAACCACTTCATCTAAACATGTTCAAG
- the LOC122036273 gene encoding probable hexosyltransferase MUCI70 isoform X2, giving the protein MKASLMLHMSGMIGRMKFINVQDQKLASIYIAKEDTSYGKDVFEARFGGHQTLEQREESFYAKNQTIHCGFIEVPEGHPSTGFELSDKDKEHMTGCRVVVSSCIFGNSDFLRRPTSSKISTFSKKNVCFMMFLDELTLKKLSSEGHIPDAMGNIGLWRIIVVKHLPYADLRKTGKVPKFLSHRLFPSARYSIWLDSKMRLHTDPMLILEYFLWRTRSEYAISNHYDRHCVWEEVLQNKLLNKYNHTVIDEQFMFYQSDGLVKFIESNFSSILPSFVPEGSFIVRAHTPMSNLFSCLWFNEVDRFTSRDQLSFAYTFLKLKRMNPGKPLHLNMFKDCERRAVCKLFHHRVEDINPPPPTPQAL; this is encoded by the exons ATGAAAGCTTCACTAATGTTACACATGTCTGGAATGATAGGGAGGATGAAATTTATAAACGTCCAAGACCAAAAGCTCGCAAGCATC TATATCGCCAAAGAAGATACTTCTTATGGGAAAGATGTATTTGAGGCTCGATTTGGTGGGCATCAGACACTTGAACAAAGAGAAGAGTCATTTTATGCAAAAAATCAAACAATTCATTGTGGTTTTATTGAAGTCCCAGAGGGACATCCTAGCACTGGTTTCGAACTGTCTGACAAAGATAAGGAACATATGACTGGTTGCAGAGTTGTTGTATCATCTTGTATTTTTGGAAATTCTGATTTTTTACGGAGGCCAACTAGCAGTAAG ATCAGCACATTTTCTAAGAAGAATGTATGCTTCATGATGTTCTTGGACGAGCTAACACTGAAAAAACTTTCTTCAGAAGGTCACATTCCTGATGCGATGGGTAACATTGGCCTATGGCGTATTATTGTTGTAAAACACTTACCATATGCTGATTTGCGAAAAACTGGAAAAGTGCCAAAATTTTTGTCCCATAGACTGTTTCCATCTGCCAG ATATTCTATTTGGCTTGATAGCAAAATGCGCCTCCATACTGATCCTATGTTGATTCTTGAATACTTTTTGTGGAGGACAAGATCAGAATATGCCATATCAAATCATTATGATCGCCATTGTGTTTGGGAGGAAGTACTCCAGAACAAGCTCTTGAATAAGTACAATCATACCGTCATTGACGAGCAGTTTATGTTCTATCAATCTGACGGTTTGGTGAAGTTTATTGAGTCTAATTTCAGCTCTATTCTTCCAAGTT TTGTACCAGAAGGCTCGTTTATAGTGCGTGCACACACACCTATGTCAAATTTGTTTTCATGCCTTTGGTTTAACGAAGTTGATAGGTTCACCTCCCGTGATCAGTTGAGTTTTGCATACACTTTCTTAAAGCTGAAGAGAATGAATCCGGGAAAACCACTTCATCTAAACATGTTCAAG